One genomic segment of Burkholderia multivorans ATCC BAA-247 includes these proteins:
- a CDS encoding SDR family oxidoreductase, which yields MSVSKQFAAVTGAGSGIGRAAAVALAGAGFTVALIGRTEASLRETQEAIHTAGGDAHVFPADVTDEVSVDHAFAQIEQQFGRLDVLFNNAGRNAPPVSLDAYELDVWNAVVATNLTGVFLCARAAWRIMKAQTPQGGRIINNGSISAYSPRPETIAYTATKHAVTGITRSLALDGRAYNIACGQIDIGNAATALTERMTQGVPQADGSMAPEPRMDVAHVANAVVQMASLPLDANILNMTIMATTMPFVGRG from the coding sequence ATGTCTGTCTCGAAGCAATTCGCAGCCGTCACGGGCGCCGGATCCGGCATCGGTCGTGCGGCGGCCGTCGCGCTCGCCGGCGCGGGATTCACCGTCGCGCTGATCGGGCGTACGGAAGCGTCGTTACGCGAAACGCAAGAAGCGATTCACACCGCGGGCGGCGACGCGCACGTGTTTCCCGCCGACGTCACCGACGAAGTGTCGGTGGACCACGCGTTTGCGCAGATCGAGCAGCAGTTCGGCCGGCTCGACGTGCTTTTCAACAATGCCGGACGCAACGCGCCGCCCGTTTCCCTCGACGCATACGAGCTCGACGTCTGGAACGCCGTGGTTGCAACCAATCTGACCGGCGTGTTCCTCTGCGCGCGGGCGGCCTGGCGCATCATGAAGGCGCAGACGCCGCAAGGCGGCCGCATCATCAACAACGGCTCGATCTCGGCGTACTCGCCGCGCCCCGAGACGATCGCGTACACGGCCACCAAGCATGCGGTGACCGGAATCACGCGGTCGCTGGCGCTGGACGGCCGCGCGTACAACATCGCCTGCGGTCAGATCGACATCGGCAACGCGGCGACCGCGCTCACGGAACGCATGACGCAAGGCGTGCCGCAGGCGGATGGCAGCATGGCGCCGGAGCCGCGCATGGACGTCGCGCATGTCGCGAACGCGGTCGTGCAGATGGCCAGCCTGCCGCTGGACGCGAACATTCTGAACATGACGATCATGGCGACGACGATGCCGTTTGTGGGGCGTGGGTAG
- a CDS encoding potassium channel family protein: protein MASPSAQRRSLRSRLRRARDPWQAPRTRTLFTRPATSPRRTLLFRLGAVLLLCVLAFFALYLDRDGLRDSTKSTPMSIADLVYFTMVTVATVGYGDIVPVTARARLIDAFFIVPIRIVIWFIFLGTAYQFVIQRVIEEFRMKRLQKQLTDHIVVCGYGLSGSIAVRELLESGVEPSTIIVIDAQQQALEAATALGVTGLLGDPAQEDLLRQAQVRAAKAVIISVTDDPTAILLTLSVRSIAPETKIVVRIQENLYQRQLRQAGADVIVSSTKIGALLLADAVHSRYIVPFVNDMLSTRGRATLVEREALPHEVGCMTNMVPGAIVVGLDRCGKIQSFYEDPPCRIEAGDTLVVIQSARIPDADV from the coding sequence TTGGCTTCGCCTTCCGCCCAGCGTCGTTCACTGCGTTCGCGGCTGCGCCGCGCGCGCGATCCGTGGCAGGCGCCGCGCACACGCACGTTGTTTACGCGTCCCGCGACGTCGCCGCGCCGCACGCTGCTGTTTCGCCTCGGCGCGGTGCTGCTGCTGTGCGTGCTCGCGTTCTTCGCGCTGTATCTCGATCGCGACGGGCTGCGCGATTCGACGAAAAGCACGCCGATGAGCATCGCCGATCTCGTCTATTTCACGATGGTGACGGTCGCGACGGTCGGCTACGGCGACATCGTACCCGTCACCGCGCGTGCGCGGCTGATCGATGCGTTCTTCATCGTGCCGATCCGCATCGTCATCTGGTTCATCTTTCTGGGCACGGCGTATCAGTTCGTGATCCAGCGCGTCATCGAGGAATTCCGCATGAAACGGCTGCAAAAGCAATTGACCGATCACATCGTCGTGTGCGGCTACGGGCTGTCCGGGTCGATCGCGGTGCGCGAGCTGCTCGAAAGCGGCGTCGAGCCCTCGACGATCATCGTGATCGATGCGCAGCAGCAGGCGCTCGAAGCGGCGACCGCGCTCGGCGTGACGGGGCTGCTCGGCGATCCCGCGCAAGAGGATCTGCTGCGCCAGGCGCAGGTGCGCGCGGCGAAAGCCGTGATCATCTCGGTGACCGACGATCCGACCGCGATTCTGCTGACCTTGTCGGTACGTAGCATCGCGCCCGAGACGAAGATCGTCGTGCGCATCCAGGAGAATCTGTATCAGCGGCAATTGCGGCAGGCCGGCGCGGACGTGATCGTGTCGTCGACGAAGATCGGCGCGCTGCTGCTGGCCGATGCCGTGCATAGCCGCTATATCGTGCCGTTCGTGAACGACATGCTGTCGACGCGCGGGCGCGCGACGCTGGTCGAGCGCGAGGCGCTGCCGCACGAGGTCGGCTGCATGACGAACATGGTGCCGGGCGCGATCGTCGTCGGCCTCGATCGCTGCGGGAAGATCCAGTCGTTCTACGAGGATCCGCCGTGCCGGATCGAGGCGGGCGATACGCTGGTCGTCATTCAGTCGGCGCGGATTCCGGATGCGGATGTTTGA
- a CDS encoding LysR family transcriptional regulator: MELSDLDLNLLLLFQRLMQERRVSTVAEQMNMSQPGVSNALAKLRRRLGDPLFVRGPGGVVPTPFALRLAEPVSHALATLHAALNPETGFDPQHAVRTITIGMTDIGEVVFLPALLERLSQTAPGIVLNTVRNTSVNLGDEMAEGRVDLAIGLLPQLQGGFYQRRLFDQRYVCLFRRGHPLEAAPLTLDAWRDAGHLVVVSAGTGHGQVDEWLKRRRVTRNVRLTVPHFMSVGYILQRTDLIATVPEHLALQLATPFSLSWRALPVTLPGAPIHMLWHARVNQDECNRWLRDVVVELFAEAGARQRKSGPARKK, encoded by the coding sequence ATGGAACTGAGCGACCTCGATCTCAATCTGCTGTTGCTGTTCCAGCGGCTGATGCAGGAACGGCGCGTGTCGACCGTCGCCGAGCAGATGAACATGAGTCAGCCGGGCGTGAGCAACGCGCTTGCGAAGCTGCGTCGACGGCTCGGCGATCCGCTCTTCGTGCGCGGGCCGGGCGGTGTCGTGCCGACGCCGTTCGCGCTGCGTCTGGCCGAACCCGTTTCGCACGCGCTCGCGACGCTGCACGCCGCGCTCAATCCCGAGACCGGCTTCGACCCGCAGCACGCCGTGCGCACGATCACGATCGGCATGACCGATATCGGCGAAGTCGTGTTCCTGCCGGCGTTGCTGGAACGCCTCTCGCAGACAGCGCCCGGCATCGTGCTGAACACCGTGCGCAACACGAGCGTGAACCTCGGCGACGAAATGGCCGAGGGTCGCGTCGACCTCGCGATCGGGCTGCTGCCGCAACTGCAGGGCGGCTTCTATCAGCGCAGGCTGTTCGATCAACGGTATGTGTGCCTGTTTCGGCGCGGGCATCCGCTCGAGGCCGCGCCGCTCACGCTCGACGCGTGGCGCGACGCCGGGCATCTGGTCGTGGTGTCGGCCGGGACCGGCCATGGACAAGTGGACGAATGGTTGAAGCGGCGTCGCGTGACGCGCAACGTGCGGCTGACGGTGCCGCACTTCATGAGCGTCGGCTATATCCTGCAACGCACGGACCTGATCGCGACGGTGCCGGAGCATCTCGCGCTGCAGCTCGCGACGCCGTTTTCGCTAAGCTGGCGTGCGCTGCCGGTGACGCTACCCGGCGCACCGATTCATATGCTGTGGCACGCGCGGGTGAATCAGGACGAGTGCAACCGCTGGCTGCGTGACGTCGTCGTCGAGTTGTTCGCGGAGGCCGGCGCGCGCCAGCGGAAATCGGGACCGGCGCGAAAGAAATAG
- a CDS encoding MFS transporter: MSSIDLNAITPVSTPIRSASDVARLINTTDASVSHARMIVLLALGGVFLDAYDLTTLSYGIDDVAREFALTPALTGLVGSAIMIGTIFGSLLGGWLTDRIGRYQVFMADMLFFVIAAIAAGLAPNVWVLIGARFVMGLGVGIDLPVAMAFLAEFSKFGGRGNKASRLAAWCPMWYVASSVCFLLIFGLYFLLPAEHAGWLWRASLIFGAVPALAIILVRNRFMNESPLWAANQGDLANAARILRESYGIHAHEAQDRPREPSAPPVRIRALFERPYLGRTIVASVMNLCIPFEYTAIAFFLPSILSQFLGAGAFETIAASLALNVLFAFTGGLLGMRLAYRYPSRHVAIAGFALQFVALVALALAGHPHGALAVGFVLLMLGTWLFAEGFGPGAQMMIYPTLSYPATIRGTGVGFGRSLCGIGQALALFVLPILQARLGTDMFWVVAVSAITPIVFLLIVRYEPTARDIDADPHA, from the coding sequence ATGAGTTCGATCGATCTGAATGCCATCACGCCGGTTTCCACGCCGATTCGCTCCGCAAGCGATGTCGCGCGTCTGATCAACACGACGGATGCGTCCGTCAGCCACGCGCGCATGATCGTGCTGCTCGCGCTCGGTGGCGTGTTTCTCGATGCGTACGACCTGACGACCTTGTCGTACGGCATAGACGACGTCGCGCGCGAGTTCGCGTTGACACCCGCGCTGACCGGGCTCGTCGGTTCCGCGATCATGATCGGCACGATCTTCGGGAGCCTGCTCGGCGGCTGGCTGACCGACCGCATCGGCCGCTATCAGGTCTTCATGGCCGACATGCTGTTTTTCGTGATCGCCGCGATCGCGGCCGGCCTCGCGCCGAACGTGTGGGTGCTGATCGGCGCTCGCTTCGTGATGGGGCTCGGCGTCGGCATCGACCTGCCGGTCGCGATGGCGTTTCTCGCCGAATTTTCGAAGTTCGGCGGCCGCGGCAACAAGGCGTCGCGGCTGGCCGCGTGGTGCCCGATGTGGTACGTCGCGTCGTCGGTCTGCTTTCTGCTGATCTTCGGCCTGTACTTTCTGTTGCCGGCCGAGCATGCCGGGTGGCTCTGGCGCGCGTCGCTGATTTTCGGTGCGGTGCCGGCGCTCGCCATCATTCTCGTGCGCAACCGCTTCATGAACGAATCGCCGCTGTGGGCCGCCAACCAAGGCGATCTCGCGAACGCGGCGCGCATTCTGCGCGAGTCGTACGGGATTCACGCGCACGAAGCGCAGGACCGGCCGCGCGAGCCGAGCGCGCCGCCGGTGCGGATTCGCGCACTGTTCGAGCGGCCGTATCTCGGCCGCACGATCGTCGCGAGCGTGATGAATCTGTGCATCCCGTTCGAATACACGGCGATCGCGTTCTTCCTGCCGTCGATCCTGTCGCAGTTCCTCGGTGCGGGCGCGTTCGAGACGATTGCCGCGTCGCTCGCGCTGAACGTGCTGTTCGCGTTCACCGGCGGCCTGCTCGGGATGCGGCTCGCGTACCGCTATCCCTCGCGGCACGTCGCGATCGCCGGCTTCGCGCTGCAGTTCGTCGCGCTCGTCGCGCTCGCGCTGGCCGGGCATCCGCACGGTGCACTCGCGGTCGGCTTCGTGCTGCTGATGCTCGGCACCTGGCTGTTCGCGGAAGGCTTCGGCCCCGGCGCGCAGATGATGATCTATCCGACGCTGTCGTATCCGGCGACGATCCGCGGCACCGGCGTCGGCTTCGGCCGCTCGCTGTGCGGGATCGGTCAGGCGTTGGCGCTGTTCGTACTGCCGATCCTGCAGGCGCGGCTCGGTACCGACATGTTCTGGGTGGTGGCGGTCAGCGCAATCACGCCGATCGTGTTCCTGCTGATCGTGCGCTACGAGCCGACCGCGCGCGACATCGATGCGGATCCGCACGCATGA
- a CDS encoding LLM class flavin-dependent oxidoreductase encodes MSKTIRFNAFEMNCVGHQSPGLWAHPRDRSWQYKDLDYWTDLARVLERGFFDAIFIADVIGYYDVYQGSHYHALRQAAQIPVNDPLQLAAPIAMATEHLGIGITASTTFEHPYTFARRLSTADHHTKGRLAWNIVTSYLESGAKNVGDRGLRTHDDRYAVAAEYVEVLYKLFEGSWEDGAVVRDRDGRVFTHPEKVHDIGHKGRFFEVPGCHLCEPSPQRTPVLFQAGASGPGKAFAARHAECVFVAAPTRAQLARYVADIRTQAVAAGRDARSVLIYTLVTVIVGETDAEAQAKFDEYRRYVSYDGSLVFMSGWTGIDFGQYARTDPVKRVDTNAIVSAVEHLAGGDTTWTIEELAAWGGIGGMGPVFVGSAQTVADILQEWVDTTDVDGFNLAYAVAHETFEDVVRYLVPELQRRGVYPNAYAPGTLREKLFGGSARLPDTHPAARFRDLARSERDAHASV; translated from the coding sequence ATGAGCAAGACCATTCGCTTCAACGCGTTCGAGATGAACTGCGTCGGCCACCAGTCGCCGGGGCTGTGGGCGCATCCGCGCGACCGCTCGTGGCAGTACAAGGATCTCGACTACTGGACCGACCTTGCCCGCGTGCTCGAACGCGGGTTCTTCGATGCGATCTTCATCGCCGACGTGATTGGCTACTACGACGTCTATCAAGGCAGTCACTACCATGCGCTGCGCCAGGCCGCGCAGATTCCGGTCAACGATCCGCTGCAGCTCGCCGCGCCGATCGCGATGGCGACCGAGCATCTCGGCATCGGCATCACGGCGTCGACGACGTTCGAGCATCCGTATACGTTCGCGCGCCGGCTGTCGACCGCCGATCATCACACGAAGGGCCGGCTCGCATGGAACATCGTCACGTCGTACCTCGAAAGCGGCGCGAAGAACGTCGGCGATCGCGGGCTGCGTACGCACGACGATCGCTATGCGGTCGCGGCCGAATACGTCGAGGTGCTGTACAAGCTGTTCGAGGGGAGCTGGGAGGACGGCGCGGTGGTCCGCGATCGCGACGGCCGCGTGTTCACGCATCCGGAGAAAGTGCACGACATCGGCCACAAGGGGCGGTTCTTCGAGGTGCCCGGCTGCCATCTGTGCGAACCGTCGCCGCAGCGCACGCCGGTGCTGTTCCAGGCCGGCGCATCGGGCCCCGGCAAGGCGTTCGCCGCTCGGCATGCCGAATGCGTGTTCGTCGCCGCGCCGACGCGCGCGCAGCTTGCGCGCTACGTCGCCGACATCCGCACGCAGGCCGTCGCGGCCGGGCGCGACGCGCGCAGCGTGCTGATCTACACGCTCGTCACGGTGATCGTCGGCGAGACCGACGCCGAGGCGCAGGCGAAGTTCGACGAATACCGCCGCTACGTCTCGTACGACGGCTCGCTGGTGTTCATGTCCGGCTGGACCGGCATCGACTTCGGTCAGTACGCGCGCACCGATCCCGTTAAGCGCGTCGACACGAACGCGATCGTGTCGGCGGTCGAGCATCTGGCCGGCGGCGATACGACGTGGACGATCGAGGAGCTCGCGGCGTGGGGCGGCATCGGCGGCATGGGGCCAGTCTTCGTCGGGTCCGCACAGACCGTCGCCGACATCCTGCAGGAGTGGGTCGACACGACCGACGTCGACGGCTTCAATCTCGCGTATGCCGTCGCGCACGAGACGTTCGAGGACGTCGTGCGCTATCTGGTACCGGAACTGCAGCGACGCGGCGTGTACCCGAACGCATACGCGCCCGGCACGCTGCGGGAAAAGCTGTTCGGCGGCTCCGCACGACTGCCGGACACGCATCCGGCCGCGCGCTTTCGCGATCTCGCGCGCAGCGAGCGTGACGCACATGCATCCGTTTGA
- a CDS encoding FAD-dependent monooxygenase yields the protein MQTNLTIAIVGAGIGGLTLALALREHGIDAQLYEQTGELREVGAAVALSANATRFYERMGLRPQFDAACAEIPALVYRDGRSGAVIGHHRGEPSYRRQFGGAYWGVHRADLQAVLSKAVGLDCIHLGHRLVDLAQHPDHVTLSFDNGRRVEADLVIGADGARSITRRWMLGYDDVLYSGCSGFRGVVPAERMDLLPDPETIQFWIGPHGHLLHYPIGDKGDQNFLLVERHPSPWPSRDWVMPAEEGEQLRLFRDWHPAVVQMITAVPISQRWGLFHRPPLGRWSRGRVTLIGDAAHALVPHHGQGANQSIEDAVVLAAQLAKAGPGNWREAQEAYERLRRGRTRKVQYASISAADVLHLPDGPAAQARNARLAERDRVLHHLDWIHDFDALEQTPSERQGGTWL from the coding sequence ATGCAGACGAATCTGACGATCGCGATCGTCGGCGCCGGCATCGGCGGCCTGACGCTGGCGCTCGCGCTGCGCGAGCACGGCATCGACGCGCAGCTCTATGAACAGACCGGCGAGTTGCGCGAAGTCGGCGCGGCCGTCGCGCTGTCGGCCAACGCGACGCGCTTCTACGAACGCATGGGATTGCGTCCGCAGTTCGACGCGGCGTGTGCGGAGATTCCGGCTCTCGTCTATCGCGACGGACGCAGCGGCGCGGTGATCGGCCATCATCGCGGCGAGCCGAGCTATCGGCGGCAATTCGGCGGCGCGTACTGGGGCGTCCATCGCGCCGATCTGCAGGCCGTGCTGTCGAAGGCGGTCGGTCTCGACTGCATCCATCTCGGCCATCGTCTCGTCGATCTCGCGCAGCATCCGGATCACGTCACGCTGAGTTTCGACAACGGCCGGCGCGTCGAGGCGGATCTCGTGATCGGCGCAGACGGTGCGCGCTCGATCACGCGGCGCTGGATGCTCGGTTACGACGACGTGCTGTATTCGGGCTGCTCGGGTTTTCGCGGCGTGGTGCCGGCCGAACGCATGGACCTGCTGCCGGATCCCGAGACCATCCAGTTCTGGATCGGGCCGCACGGGCATCTGCTGCACTATCCGATCGGCGACAAAGGCGATCAGAACTTCCTGCTGGTCGAGCGCCACCCGTCGCCGTGGCCGTCGCGCGACTGGGTCATGCCGGCAGAAGAGGGCGAGCAGCTGCGACTGTTCCGCGACTGGCATCCGGCGGTCGTGCAGATGATTACCGCCGTGCCGATCAGTCAGCGCTGGGGCCTGTTCCATCGGCCGCCGCTCGGTCGCTGGAGCCGCGGACGCGTGACGCTGATCGGCGATGCCGCGCATGCGCTCGTGCCGCATCACGGGCAGGGCGCGAACCAGTCGATCGAGGATGCGGTCGTGCTGGCGGCGCAACTGGCAAAGGCCGGGCCCGGCAACTGGCGCGAAGCGCAGGAAGCCTACGAGCGCCTGCGCCGCGGTCGTACGCGCAAGGTGCAGTACGCATCGATCTCTGCCGCCGACGTGCTGCATCTGCCTGACGGGCCCGCCGCGCAGGCGCGCAATGCGCGTCTCGCCGAGCGCGATCGCGTGCTGCATCACCTCGACTGGATTCATGATTTCGACGCGCTCGAACAGACGCCGAGCGAGCGGCAGGGCGGGACGTGGCTGTGA
- a CDS encoding ABC transporter permease: protein MSRLSPTVARDDALVRRPCAPPRAPCRDPLRAWRIAGIALPFAALALIEFGVRRGGLPANLVPAPSEIFDTLARMGAARVARHVGASALRVAAGFAIGASLALVVGAAMGVSRRIDALLEPTFQALRAIPSLAWVPVLLLWLGIDEAPKITLIAIGAFFPVHLAVVAGIRNVDRKLIELGALYRLRPLALFRRILLPAALPQIVTGLRTGLSLAWMFMVAAELIAATRGLGFLLSDGRETGRPDLVFGAILLLALLGKLTDGAMRRIELHWLGWRDATAGTSRDASR from the coding sequence ATGTCGCGGCTCTCGCCTACCGTCGCGCGCGACGACGCGCTCGTCCGCCGCCCTTGCGCGCCGCCGCGTGCGCCGTGCCGCGACCCGTTGCGCGCGTGGCGCATCGCCGGCATCGCGCTGCCGTTCGCCGCGCTCGCGCTGATTGAGTTCGGCGTGCGGCGCGGCGGGTTGCCGGCCAATCTGGTGCCCGCGCCGAGCGAGATATTCGATACGCTCGCGCGAATGGGCGCCGCGCGCGTCGCGCGCCACGTCGGCGCGAGTGCGTTGCGGGTGGCCGCCGGCTTCGCGATCGGCGCGTCGCTCGCGCTCGTCGTCGGCGCGGCGATGGGCGTGAGCCGGCGCATCGACGCGCTGCTCGAGCCGACGTTCCAGGCGCTGCGCGCGATCCCGTCGCTCGCGTGGGTGCCCGTCCTGCTACTCTGGCTCGGCATCGACGAAGCGCCCAAGATCACGCTGATCGCGATCGGCGCGTTCTTCCCCGTTCATCTCGCCGTGGTCGCCGGGATACGCAACGTGGATCGCAAGCTGATCGAGCTCGGCGCGCTGTACCGCCTGCGCCCGCTCGCGCTGTTCCGCCGGATCCTGCTGCCGGCCGCGCTGCCGCAGATCGTCACGGGCCTGCGCACGGGCCTGAGCCTCGCGTGGATGTTCATGGTCGCGGCCGAGCTGATCGCGGCCACGCGCGGCCTCGGCTTTCTGCTCAGCGACGGCCGCGAAACCGGGCGCCCCGATCTCGTATTCGGCGCGATCCTGCTGCTCGCGCTACTCGGCAAGCTGACCGACGGCGCGATGCGGCGCATCGAGCTGCACTGGCTCGGCTGGCGCGACGCGACCGCCGGCACGTCGCGGGACGCATCGCGATGA
- a CDS encoding aliphatic sulfonate ABC transporter substrate-binding protein, with the protein MKLSWFRAWQAAAAFAVALAAVVSPCAHAAAPAEIRVDYAYYSPESLVIRHFGWLEDAFKADRTSVRWVLSLGSNRALEYLNSGAVDFGSAAGLASVLARANGNPIHAVYVFSRPEWTALVVRKDSPIRSLADLKGKKIAATRGTDPFLFTLRALHTVGLTRDDVELVNLQHPDGRTALANGQVDAWAGLDPHMAAAQLDDGARLLYRNVAFNTYGLLNVRDAFARQYPEAVTRVLQVYERAREWIVAHPDETARIVADESKVSLQVATLQLQRNDFGDPVPGERQRAALKAAAPVLTAEQLIKPGVDPAKIVDTLIDPAFVRPIATASH; encoded by the coding sequence ATGAAGCTGTCCTGGTTCCGCGCGTGGCAAGCCGCGGCCGCTTTCGCCGTCGCGCTCGCCGCTGTCGTGTCGCCGTGTGCGCACGCGGCCGCCCCCGCGGAAATTCGCGTCGACTACGCGTACTACTCGCCCGAAAGTCTCGTGATCCGCCATTTCGGCTGGCTCGAAGACGCGTTCAAGGCCGATCGCACGTCGGTGCGCTGGGTACTGAGCCTCGGCAGCAATCGCGCACTCGAATACCTGAACAGCGGCGCGGTCGACTTCGGGTCCGCAGCGGGTCTCGCATCGGTGCTCGCGCGCGCGAACGGCAATCCGATCCATGCCGTCTATGTGTTCTCGCGCCCCGAGTGGACCGCACTCGTCGTACGCAAGGATTCGCCGATCCGCTCGCTGGCCGATCTGAAAGGCAAGAAGATCGCCGCAACGCGCGGCACCGATCCGTTCCTGTTCACGCTGCGCGCCTTGCATACCGTCGGCTTGACGCGCGACGACGTGGAACTCGTGAACCTCCAGCATCCGGACGGCCGCACCGCGCTCGCGAACGGTCAGGTCGACGCGTGGGCCGGCCTCGATCCGCATATGGCGGCCGCGCAGCTCGACGACGGCGCGCGCCTGCTGTATCGCAACGTCGCGTTCAACACGTATGGGCTGCTCAATGTGCGCGACGCGTTCGCGCGCCAGTATCCGGAGGCCGTCACGCGCGTGCTGCAGGTCTACGAGCGCGCGCGCGAATGGATCGTCGCGCATCCGGACGAAACCGCGCGAATCGTCGCCGACGAATCGAAGGTGTCGCTGCAGGTCGCGACGCTGCAGCTGCAGCGCAACGATTTCGGCGACCCGGTGCCCGGCGAGCGCCAGCGCGCGGCGCTGAAGGCCGCCGCACCGGTCCTGACGGCCGAACAACTGATCAAGCCGGGCGTCGATCCCGCGAAGATCGTCGATACGCTGATCGATCCGGCGTTCGTGCGCCCGATCGCCACCGCGTCGCACTGA
- a CDS encoding ABC transporter ATP-binding protein, whose product MSARLPSPDAARATDTPLLDLRIAHKSYGDRPILADIALQLAHGEIVCIVGPSGCGKSTLLRIVAGLDTAFRGRVTLDGVALAAPSPRIGLIFQEPRLLPWLSIADNVGFAAGPRGGRAPSVARLLDEVGLADVAQQLPATLSGGMAQRAAIARGLFGEPDLLLLDEPFSAVDAITRMRLQRLLLDVVRRRRMAAIVVTHDLDEALYLGDRVLLLAPNPGRLDDAFRVDVPRPRDRGDPRLGALRVRLLHAFARFDEAAQRADDEVQASASGIRAD is encoded by the coding sequence ATGAGCGCGCGCCTGCCGTCGCCCGATGCGGCCCGCGCGACCGATACGCCGCTGCTCGACCTGCGGATCGCGCACAAGTCCTACGGCGACCGCCCGATCCTCGCCGACATCGCGCTGCAGCTCGCGCACGGCGAGATCGTCTGTATCGTCGGCCCGAGCGGCTGCGGGAAGAGCACGTTGCTGCGGATCGTCGCCGGTCTCGATACCGCGTTTCGCGGCCGCGTGACGCTCGACGGCGTCGCGCTCGCCGCACCGTCGCCGCGTATCGGGCTGATTTTCCAGGAGCCGCGGCTGCTGCCGTGGCTGTCGATCGCCGACAACGTCGGCTTCGCGGCCGGGCCGCGCGGCGGACGTGCGCCGAGCGTCGCACGGCTGCTCGACGAAGTCGGGCTGGCGGATGTCGCGCAGCAGCTGCCGGCTACCTTGTCGGGCGGGATGGCGCAGCGCGCGGCAATCGCACGCGGGCTGTTCGGCGAACCCGATCTGCTGCTGCTCGACGAACCGTTCAGCGCAGTCGACGCGATCACGCGGATGCGCCTGCAGCGGCTGCTGCTCGACGTCGTCCGCCGACGCCGGATGGCGGCGATCGTCGTCACGCACGATCTCGACGAAGCGTTGTATCTCGGCGATCGCGTGCTGCTGCTCGCGCCGAATCCGGGCCGGCTCGACGACGCGTTTCGTGTCGATGTGCCGCGGCCGCGCGACCGCGGCGATCCGCGGCTCGGCGCGCTACGTGTGAGGCTGCTGCATGCGTTCGCGCGTTTCGACGAAGCTGCGCAGCGCGCCGACGACGAGGTACAGGCGTCCGCATCCGGCATCCGGGCCGACTGA